A segment of the Pieris brassicae chromosome 10, ilPieBrab1.1, whole genome shotgun sequence genome:
gacTTATTTAGGGGAGAAAAGagcatataataattaaatgaattaaaaaaacctgGCACACGTTGACTgcaacatcttgaacaaaatATCTGTCCACATACTCTACAATGATGTCTACGACGTAATGCACCAAAACGCGCTGCACATTCATAACATTCCCGTGATATATCATCTGGCATCCAATATCTTGCTAGATCTGTGTCAGCATATCGAGTGCCACTCTAAGAAATAAGATGAAAAGAGATGATCaatttattgtaacaaaataaaaccataTGGACATAACTGTACTGACCCCCGAACTGAAAACACTAATTTTTCTCATAACATTGCGCCCACTTTCAGTTGTCTGACTGCACGAaggatcattttttaaatcgacTTCTTTCTTACTAGGATCCTCAAGCtgagtatatttattatcacccGATATTTTATCTTCCGTGTGATCGTCACTTTCGTTTGGAGAAAATAAGGGTAATTTccatagtttattaaaaaacattgttacgCCACTCTGATTAGATTCAGATTCAAAGCGCGGAAACTCTGTGAGTTGagaattatcatttttatccATTTTTGTCTAAACTATACCGCTGAATATCATTTGAactgaatatttaataaatacagaattcaattattgtttacaaaagaaaattcGCAACATGAAACAAAACTGAAAGGAATTAAATTGAACAGCTGACATTCGTGACTTCTAATTgtcacataaataatataatgcatTGGCAATTGGCATCAGTTAGTTCATCGTTGTAGCCTGTTAATGTCTTATGACACTTTAAACTTGTGTACTGTGTAGTTGTACCTAACGCCTGTaacttaatttgttaatttattaattatataggtagatatttttatcattacagaattgatatttttttagaaatatttatatacttactgttgtttcatataatataaacggGAACTATGGGTGAAGTAACGTTTACAACTAGTGCTTATGCAAAAATGATTCTACACGCAGCCAAATATCCGCACTGTGCTATTAACGGCATCCTCCTCGCGGATGGTAGAACCGTTAAAGATGATGCTAAAAACCCAGACCTTGATATTGTGGATGCTATGCCTTTATTCCACCATAGTCATAACTTAACACCAATGGCTGAAGTTGCTCTAACACAGGTATGTGATGTTTTAAGTGGcttaactaatttaataatatttataacatgttAGTTTCAAAACACATTAGATCTTTACTAATTTAAAGTTGTTGGTTGTAAGTACAATGTTATTACTTTCAGATAGATAACATGGCTCAGACAGATAATCGTATAATAGTAGGCTATTATGCTGCTTGTGAAAACTATAATGACAGCAGTGTAGAGAAGTGTCCAAGTCCAAAAATTGCTGAGAAAATAGTGGAATACTTCCCATCTGCACTTTTTGCTgtggtaaatatattttataattattgcacCTATCTAagtagatattattattttaagaaaaatgattttttttataaaataaattatataaatactttatttagaataacattttcttATAAGTAGATAGAACTTTGCATGTACTACaaaggtaaataataaaaaaaactattttttaaaaattcttccTATTAAGCTTGTttgcattttgtttttagtaaCAAAGGATCATCCCACCATATTATAGCAAATACATTTCAATATCTATTTGAAAGTAattgttatacatatttttattacaaatattataaacctcTATATatgattgttttatattttttatagattgaaaataaaaagttagctaaaaatatgacatcaccaGCCTTAAAAATTCACCGATTTAATGATGGAAAGTGGAAACTTCAAGAAACTACTAAATTATTGTTCCGTGAGTGTTAGCTTAATTTAACAGAATAAAAAAGTTCAATTATAATTTGGCCAGCTTCCCTGACTAGAAAGAGATCATTCTTGGTAACATAAGTCACATGTTAGTCTAAGCTACTATCATAAATGTCTAAacttatagttaaaaatatttgtatatatagagatttcagaattacactttatttattgtacatttCTTTTAGCCTTTATGTTGAAAATtggtaaaattacatataatttttacagcTCCCCCTCTACAGCAATCTGAAGTTTTAGAGTTAGTGTCACATCTACTCCAGTGGGAAGCATCTAAGGATTTGGTTGATTTTGACAATTATCTAGATGATATGTCACAAGATTGGAGCAATGTTGGTATTGAAAAGGTGGTAGAGAAGGTTACAGAAAAATTTGAAGCTTAACAACCTAATTGTTTTAGTCAAATTTGGCTTCTATAGAGCATTTTTTTCACTACTAGTACACTACTTTTGAAGAAAAGTTTCTTAATAACTAAATTGAGTTCTTGTTCAACTGTGTGGACACTGGGTTATTGGgattcattataatattaaattattacctgGTTTCAAGTATAGTGTAAATTGTAGGGTTgatattttgttgttattttttgtttctatataaTGAGGCAATTTATGTATAGTTATGATCAccattatacattaattttttaatataaatatatgaacttatgtcaaaaattatatttactttatatttattcaagtatagatattttcaattaaattgtatgtgtACAATAAAAAGTGATTAATTACAAagcatatttattacaattaattcttAGTTgaggttattaaaataatcttctattattttcttacattTATTGATACCACTCAAGTCAGAAGCCTTTCCTTGAAATTTCCCATGTTTAAATGCACCTTTTCCTTTTAAAATCTCTGTTatcctataaaataaataaaaatatttgaaactttAAACCTTTACTAAACCTACCAACaggaaataattattctattgcTGAAAATCATGCTTCAAACTTCCAAAACATCAGGTAAACATGCTATGCCTCCATCGCAGCAACAACTCATCCTCTATGGCAATTAAGGAAATTGTTTTGGAAAATACTTACTGTGCTCCTAATACATTACAATGTTCCTCTGGTccttgaataataatttgtccTTCTTTAGGTTTATCAGGTTCCTCAGATgcacaaaatataaacagcCCCTCCTTTTCCAATCCTTTACATATGGCCCTATTAAATTCGGGTGTTGcttcttttttaaacataaacacaTATTTGGGCTTTGGTTGATTGTTTATAACTCTCTCAATTTCATACTGAGCCAATTCAGTTAGGACATTTTGTAGGTTTTTGttaactgttttaaaatttttctgCAATTTTTGAATAAGTTCTTCATGTCTTGTAGGATCGTTCCTGAAATAGAATTTATCAAAATCAGTATGAAATCTATcacaaatgtttaaattaaaaaagaattagatTGCAaccattatacatattttttttagaaaatacatACTTCAATATGGCAGTTAGAGCTTTTTCCTTGTCTAACATATTTTGGAACATGTTTACTACACGATTTCCAACCAAAAATCTCAAATTCGTCTTTCCTTTCTTGCCTGGTTCTGCACCTAACAGTTTAATAACTTGTAATtgactgaaataaatataatatagtacaaTTCAAGTGGTGATACTATACAGAAAAtggttattattacttattttggTATTGgtcaagtaataaaatatcttgcCACTTATTTCTCAAGGACTGTAGTGAAATGGGGACATTATACTTGAATGGATCTAAACAATGTATTACCTTAAATTTGATACATGAGTACCACAGCACATATTTTCATCAACATCTCCAATACATATAATTCTGATTGTGTCCATACAATCATTAGGCAAACCCCGTAAATGTGCCTGTTAtggaacataaataatttaatatataataaataacaacacCGTACTTAGTGTAAGTGTGCCTTTGTTTGaataatttcctttttatGAAGTTCTTAACCTAAAAagatgattttattaaaaaaatatggtaaaAATTGTACCCTTACCTTATCTAAATTGGGGTCATTTGCTTTACATAACTTTACTTCAACAGATAATGCTGATTGTATTAATGAATTACATCTTTGTTctacattttgtaatattttgggATCCACACTTGGTACATCTATTTCAATGTAACTATCATCAGAACCAAGCCACCAGCTTGTTGTTGGTAAATCATGATCTTTCTCTAATATAGCTGACAGCAGGTGTTGTCCTGTTAGAAAAGCTCATATTTAAACTCTTTTAtagtattagttattttaaggtcttatatttttacttaactaTAACTTGATATAAATAACTCAATTTACTATACTTATACACCTTACTGAAATTGACATTATCCATTTGGCATTTATTACCTGAATGTTGTTGCATGTGGTCAAATCTCCTTtcccaatttattttttgagtCACATTAGTTCCTACTTCAATTGGTTCCTTGGTGAAGTGAAGAGCTTCCTCACCCTTTCGAAGAACTTGCAAGACTTTTACTTCATTAAGCCACCCCAAATCATGTggctttaaaacaaaattaggGTCAACATTTCAAAGGCACTAATAATTTAGCttacatttgtattataaatataattgggGTAAAGTTTCAACAATTCGTAAAACCTACAAACTACTAAATTACAAGTTAACAAAAGATTGCTTACTTGACCACCTCCAGCTGGGAAAAGAATTGTGTCCTCAACTGTTATTTGGTAACCCTGGAATTTTGTTGATTTGCCATATTCTACTATTGGCTCCGTAGTTGACTCGCATTTAACCACTTTAGAAGTAAACTGCCAATGAATAATAATGGTTATTCACATTATTACTGAGATATTAATTATGGATGTTTAAttcaacaaataatataaggaaCATTAATCGTACctcttttaaaaaactattttcttGGCATTTAAATACCATTTTGAACGGtaccaaaattattaaattgtcctcaaaaatatatctgtaaccgattttattttatttttgcccCACTGATGAAAAATATTCGGAATATTCGAAATATTAGCAACACAAACGGAATCACTTCGGAATCAATTcggaaaatctaaaaatattacacatttatGTAAAACTAGCTGTGCCATGCGGTACCGCTCGCATTAATTCGGTCGTAACCCGATCTTTTATAGCTTAAAGGTCGTCTTGGTAAATCTATGTTTAAATgcaaaaagaatattttgttgCTAAGCTACACTGAAATAAGAAATTgatgtcttctataaaacAGTCAATATTTTCCGAACTGTAGAGTGTAGGCAACATaggattttttattagtatttttcacACCATGAGTTACactattgtaattttatatagaactctaatgtttttgaaaattttctatAGCCTATTTTTATCAGGGATAACATAAGGCTCTAatggtgaaataatttttataatcggTCCAGTAGTAATTCAatgcaaacaaacaaacttaCAATCAAATCTTTCccctatataatattagtatattatcTATGGCATCCAAGACCACAGACTAGGTTGATCAAAACTGTTATAATTACCTATTGATGTTATATGATTACATATGTATACAGGCTTATTGATAATGAAATGTAGTTGCtatgctatttatttataattttatatcccGTATACATAGTACAAAAATGAATCATTTTTGTGTTATCGtgttttttaccttttttcaAGATTAGTCAAAATTGAAGACACAGATTACCAAAGTAGTAGCCAGTCGGTACTGCGCTAAagcaaaatgtaaataatcatttatttgactTTGGCGTCTGGTTTAGCAGAcagaaaattgaaatttattgaagtttcGTTTTTGAACAAGGACGAAAGTTGAAACTCGAAGGTTAGAAATTAGTGTTTAGTAATTGACTGCAGACAGCAAAAAGTTGCATTCTGTAAGACGTAACTGTAGCTTTCATTTATTCAGAGTAAATTTATAACCGCTCTACCGCGGAGAAAATTCAAACCATGCAGCAGCTAACAATTTTCATGGTAAGCAATATTCTGCATGTTCAAAACGATAACTTTTGCTTCTATTAAGTATTAACCTCGTCTGTTTTTTAAAAGGATATTGAAAGTTCTCGCTCGTATATCGATGAATTATACTCTGCGGACGAGACGAAGATTTTAGAGGCTCTAATTGCGCTGAAGAATTCAGTTATAGGTAGTAACCGACAGAAGTCTTCAGTTATTCAACAAGGCATAGTACCAAGGCTGCTCCAGTTAATGTCTGAGCAGAACTGGGATCCTAATATTAGATTGGAGGCCACTATTACTATTGGTAATTATGTctcatgtttataaattaagtgtTGTTCAATGTCATCACAAAATAGATTAGCACAGATAAATTTATTGctaaattacatttacaaaacaactttgtttacattaattgagtattattatatattttaatgaatatgaTTAATATGGTAAATACAAAGTTGGGTTTGTTGCTTCTTCATTCTGAGGCTGTGggagtattttaatttaaaataaatgttgcaTTGTGTGGTCAATTAGGCAAAGCTACAATAGCTGAGTAATTTCTATGTGTGAGTTTGAAATtagattgaatattatttatagttacatGGATagtatattaagtaatattttttaaattcattaatacTTAGGTTACATTTTTTACAAGCTTAAAAAATATGCTTTCTGTTTTCTCaccattattttatgtttatctgTTTTCTACATAtgttatagaatataaaatcaGTATAACCAgttaagttttctatttttgttattttatagaaagcattttaagatatttatatattttaaattcaggCTCCTTAGCAAAAGGCACATCAGATAATGTTACTGCATTAGTGGAACAAGGTGCTGCAGTGGCTCTTGTGGAGATATTAAAAGATGTGCCAATAGGAACAAAATTGGCTGAAGCTAGCCTTTGTGCTTTAAGGAGTATATTTCTTAATCCTCCTGCACCAATATCTGCCTTGCCATCTGAGATGAGACTTCTGTCACGGTTGACTCGTAAGttctgtattatattttgggtacaatattaaaaatgatgtcTGTTAAAACAAGTTTAAGCTATTTTACATCTGTGATATGAGTAAACAAATAGTTGGCATTGGCCCATAACTTACAAGTGAAGATAATGATGACAAATAAAGGATATAAATGGGTAACAATCATGTAGAGCTTAAACAGCTTTCTTTTGACATTGGGGCTTCTAAAGATTTTTACCAGTTTAGTTATTTAGAACCATTAGATGTTCACTTATATACTTAACTTACTGTCTTCATAACTCTGCTATATCTTACCTTTTTGCCATAATATATCACTGACTTCTAAACATTAGTGCTGCACATGCAATCCAACTTTAGTCAATATTAATACAGCCTAGTGTCTTTGTATTCCACAGTCAAGAAATTTGTTACAGAAATAGCAAGAGAGGGTTCACCTACCGCACGTGCTTGTGTAGTTCGTATACTATCAATATGGTGTGGTGGTCCTATAGAACAGGAAGCATTATGCGCTGCAGGTGCTTGTAATGCAATAGCAGCACTGCTGGCACCTAAAGGGACATCACCACCACCCATAGCCAGGGCCTTGCCAGCATTGGATTTGTTAGCTGCAATGTGCTTTGAAAATGCTAATGTTTCTCAAGTTGCATTAAACACTAGGTGAGATCTTGTGTACTAATATTGGAGTTGTATTTACCTATTACTTAATAGAGCAATTCTTAACTCTGAGTAAGAGTAAGTCTCCTTACAACAGaaaaaataaggaaaatattgATTGCATATGGTTTATAGATCTTTATCAGAGGTAAAAAGAACAAATTTCAGGTATGGAGACAAAACAATTCCTGAACTTTTGACTCTTCTAGTGTCAAGAGATAAACCTTTGCCTGTAGCGATGGGTGCTGCCCGTTGTCTCACTTTTATACATAGAGCAGGAGCAATAACAGCTGATGATAGCAGGTAACAAAtactttaatgtttaaaaaagtatagttaggaattttttcctttttacaTATTGTATCACCTTTCTTGTTATGTTTGAAGAATAgctatattgtaataataatatttttgtgtttttattgatttttttttgttggcCCATCTTATGAACTGGGATATAACTCATCtgtaattctttaatttattttcatctgtaataatataaattagattaataaaaaataagattataataattatagttaaaatcaataacatttacaattttttttgttagccACTAACTAGCTTtgatgatttaatttattttgtttattgagtttgtaatgatttttttatgagttTAGTTTTCAATCATCACTAAGTTGTTTTATGttatcaattaaatacaatttatatcaaaTCTAATTGGCATTGACCCAAAGTTACGATAGCCTTGTATACAAGTAGTATTACCTTGGTGAGCTAACAtgcaaaagtaaaattatttcattaagtcTTCTATATGAGCTATTATATAGagataatatgtaaaatggtAATTAGTAACAAGTAATAGACCAAACatatttattgcaaaaaaaGCTTCTAACACACATTTTTACCTATTGTAATATGACTCGATCACAGTACCTATTGTgcacatatatataatctgcacaatctaatatttatttatttaattacagagTGGTATTTGGAGCCCTGCCATGCCTTGCTCGACTTTGTACCAAAGACATGCCTGAAGACATTAGAGCAACGGCGGCTGAAACTCTGGCGTATTTGGCTGAAGTAAGTTCCATCAAATATTCATGGTCATGGTAAAGTAACTTCAAAGAAATGAGTTCATTTCAGTTTTAGGTTTTGTTACTCGCATGATATGGAGattattatatgataatattaatttcaacttGTTAAAAAAGAACTTGCTTACAACaacttaaattgtaaaacatatatttatttattgtttatagattttttagcAGTATTATCAGTAGGTGATGGTTAGCCTATGAAATAAACACTTCGttaggtatttaaaattaaaaataatgtaaaatatacatacaatttattactcacataatatgtaatttactcCGTAAGTGATTTCTATTTAGGCAgtagctaataaaaataatttctttacaaaaaaaacttaacaatatttatacttaGAATTCGTAACTTCGTAATTTGACCGCCTAGTCCTGTAGTTGTACTGTAACTTACTAAGAGATATTACTACGGTCCTAGCCAGTGGTTTAGGATAAATAAACGGTTAAAACTACAATGTTGAGGACTCACCAAATTGTCtcgttttatgaataaagacTACATCGAAATACTAAATTATGTTGACTgcattattttagaatatgaAGCTTTCATAGATtccatacaatattttaacgtattttCTGAATATGAGTATTaagaattgataaaattaatagtcaTTAGGTCAAATAAGCCACGCAACTTTGTAAATCatgataaaattttctttac
Coding sequences within it:
- the LOC123715503 gene encoding ER membrane protein complex subunit 8/9 homolog, whose protein sequence is MGEVTFTTSAYAKMILHAAKYPHCAINGILLADGRTVKDDAKNPDLDIVDAMPLFHHSHNLTPMAEVALTQIDNMAQTDNRIIVGYYAACENYNDSSVEKCPSPKIAEKIVEYFPSALFAVIENKKLAKNMTSPALKIHRFNDGKWKLQETTKLLFPPPLQQSEVLELVSHLLQWEASKDLVDFDNYLDDMSQDWSNVGIEKVVEKVTEKFEA
- the LOC123715502 gene encoding alanyl-tRNA editing protein Aarsd1, whose protein sequence is MVFKCQENSFLKEFTSKVVKCESTTEPIVEYGKSTKFQGYQITVEDTILFPAGGGQPHDLGWLNEVKVLQVLRKGEEALHFTKEPIEVGTNVTQKINWERRFDHMQQHSGQHLLSAILEKDHDLPTTSWWLGSDDSYIEIDVPSVDPKILQNVEQRCNSLIQSALSVEVKLCKANDPNLDKAHLRGLPNDCMDTIRIICIGDVDENMCCGTHVSNLSQLQVIKLLGAEPGKKGKTNLRFLVGNRVVNMFQNMLDKEKALTAILKNDPTRHEELIQKLQKNFKTVNKNLQNVLTELAQYEIERVINNQPKPKYVFMFKKEATPEFNRAICKGLEKEGLFIFCASEEPDKPKEGQIIIQGPEEHCNVLGAQITEILKGKGAFKHGKFQGKASDLSGINKCKKIIEDYFNNLN
- the LOC123715469 gene encoding armadillo repeat-containing protein 8-like isoform X3: MQQLTIFMDIESSRSYIDELYSADETKILEALIALKNSVIGSNRQKSSVIQQGIVPRLLQLMSEQNWDPNIRLEATITIGSLAKGTSDNVTALVEQGAAVALVEILKDVPIGTKLAEASLCALRSIFLNPPAPISALPSEMRLLSRLTLKKFVTEIAREGSPTARACVVRILSIWCGGPIEQEALCAAGACNAIAALLAPKGTSPPPIARALPALDLLAAMCFENANVSQVALNTRYGDKTIPELLTLLVSRDKPLPVAMGAARCLTFIHRAGAITADDSRVVFGALPCLARLCTKDMPEDIRATAAETLAYLAEVDTSLQRLAAISNHLMSSLADIVNCPSPAAKQGAFKCFASLGANAEDIRKRIIETHGLMVHVVNGMNNPEPSVRLAAVRCLHSLSRSVQQLRTTFQDHSVWRPLMQLLSESPGTELLTVGSSTLCNLLLEFSPAKEPMLDQGVVEMLCNLTKRPEAALRLNGIWALMNMAFQAEQKVKQRILSCLGTEQMFRLLGDSDTRVIMKTLGLLRNLLSTRQHIDAIMSEFSSQVMQAVIVVLEGSYPAEVKEQALCILGNIGDGEKAKDFIMANEDVLRKLVDYLVRA